The Magnolia sinica isolate HGM2019 chromosome 11, MsV1, whole genome shotgun sequence DNA window CAAGATTTGATTTGCAGGTCAGTTTGCGGTTGAAGAAGAGAAGGACATTTATTTTTTCACACAAAGGAATCGTAAGTATGAGGGTGGATCACGCCCTGCTCGGAAAGCAGGAAACGGCTACTGGAAGGCTACTACCGGACATACGACGGTTCTTGATCAAGATAAAGTAGTTGGatataagatgaatttgaaattCCATGTTGGTACGGCGCCTAAAGGGAAGAAAACAGATTGGCTAATGACAGAGTATAGAATGGAGGAGGTTGATCCTCCTACAACGACTACTGAGCCTGAGGCtaggaagagaaagaggaagatggtgGCTGCAACTCAAGAGGATCATCACATaagagtaagaaaaaaaaaaatctcgaaTACGTATTTTTCACGTACAATCCATTGCATGGTGTCCTAACAACGTGaaatatcttttatttatttatttattaatatgattgcattttgattttcatTGCAGATGAATGGATTTGTTTTGTGTCGAATATACAAGCATAAGTCGGGAGCTAAGAAAACGAATGAAACACCAGTCAATGAAATTATTGAAGAAGACTGCACATCATATATGGCTCCTTGTTATGAACATGATCAAGTGAACATCATCGACTACAAGTGCATGCATTCGCTATCTTGGGACATGATATTTGACGAAATTACTCCAGAAGTAGATAGATTGATTAATATTCCGTGGGATAATAACGAATATCTCCCACCACTAACATTATCTGATTTCAATGACCCATCACCCTTTGATGTTATGCCCACCATTTGATAGtttatttctattcttttatttattactcattatttaattttttttaaaaaaaagtgacacaaatattttgtaattttctttatacAGATGAaataattgaattatttttttgataatgATATTATATTTTGTTATGGTTGATATCTGAAAAATGATTGGTAGAGCTATATATGGGCCGAGCTCAGGCCCACAGCGATCTTTACCTCTTTAAGAAGTCAAGTTTTAGATACTGGGGTGATTCTTCCGTAACTGAGGCGCCTCATGCGGAAACGGAGAGAAGATAAGTGTTATCACGGTGACACCTTagttaccgtgggacccacttgatgattctatttatatccacgccgtttatccatttctccCGCTCATTTTAGACTTGATagaaaaaattaagcagatctggATCTCAGGTGGACttcatcacatgaaacagtggtgtgTGAGTtcctcaccgttaaaaattccaaaggctACATAGTGAGGTTctcttaatttttatttgacatccaacctattaataatttCAATAAGACTTATATGGAGGGAAAAGTATAAATATgatcttgatccaagacttttgtagcccacaaaaagtttttaataatcattcATCACTGATTCTAAtgacgtggtccacatgagattttcatATTCTTAAGGTTTTGGATCTCAATTTAAATATCCAtgtaaaaacagatagacggcgtagatataaaaaaaaattac harbors:
- the LOC131218173 gene encoding NAC domain-containing protein 2-like; this translates as MDGEDVQTELSVRRNTCAGQFAVEEEKDIYFFTQRNRKYEGGSRPARKAGNGYWKATTGHTTVLDQDKVVGYKMNLKFHVGTAPKGKKTDWLMTEYRMEEVDPPTTTTEPEARKRKRKMVAATQEDHHIRMNGFVLCRIYKHKSGAKKTNETPVNEIIEEDCTSYMAPCYEHDQVNIIDYKCMHSLSWDMIFDEITPEVDRLINIPWDNNEYLPPLTLSDFNDPSPFDVMPTI